The following proteins come from a genomic window of Montipora foliosa isolate CH-2021 chromosome 2, ASM3666993v2, whole genome shotgun sequence:
- the LOC137991031 gene encoding uncharacterized protein, translating into MTKGQLDQNLRRFYAEARTQKGEPYSKSTLLGFRHGIERYLNAPPHSKGLQLASDPTFFRSNQMLDAQLFNLRRSGKENVTHKPAIEEQHLRQLKTSGVFSLSSPLSLLRNVWFHIVLYFCRRGREGQRALTINSFKFVVDAAGRKFATMAHNESSKNHPGGVSDKPSNEKEARMYETADQFDGYKALKLYLEKVNPNCSSFFQYPKANFSPEEDVWFEQRPLGVNTLANMMKKISEAAGLSKIYTTTASELRP; encoded by the coding sequence ATGACAAAGGGTCAGCTGGACCAGAATCTCAGGCGATTTTACGCCGAAGCACGAACACAAAAAGGAGAGCCATACAGTAAATCAACCCTGCTTGGGTTCAGACACGGAATCGAAAGATATCTCAACGCTCCTCCTCACAGCAAAGGACTTCAGCTAGCAAGTGACCCCACATTTTTCCGGTCAAACCAGATGTTAGATGCGCAACTTTTTAATTTGAGAAGAAGTGGAAAGGAAAACGTAACCCACAAACCTGCTATTGAAGAACAACATCTCAGACAGCTCAAAACCAGCGGagtcttttctctttcttcccCACTCTCACTTTTAAGAAATGTCTGGTTCCACATTGTCCTTTACTTTTGCCGAAGAGGACGTGAAGGACAGCGAGCTCTTACTATCAACAGCTTCAAGTTTGTCGTTGATGCAGCCGGGAGAAAATTCGCAACCATGGCACATAATGAATCTTCGAAGAACCATCCAGGTGGGGTCAGTGACAAACCCAGTAACGAAAAAGAAGCAAGGATGTACGAAACTGCAGACCAATTCGATGGCTATAAGGCTTTAAAGCTCTACCTTGAAAAGGTTAACCCGAATTGCAGTTCATTTTTCCAGTACCCAAAGGCAAATTTCAGTCCCGAAGAAGATGTGTGGTTCGAACAAAGGCCCCTTGGCGTAAACACTCTCGCAAACATGATGAAGAAAATCAGCGAAGCGGCCGGTTTGTCTAAGATATACACAACCACAGCATCCGAGCTACGGCCATAA
- the LOC137991032 gene encoding G-protein coupled receptor 84-like — MQTARTFSLCVINSFFAFSGSVVNILVTDVILRDGELQKGLNLLIVSLTLANLINCLFAQPIYVYYLWKGTTSRSFLVTFEIVAFVGLHAVLCNLITITYHRMRALSQPFHHLLQLSRKKISIWIVSTWIAAVIIGVVFVPSLPGEAGEAYFHSAMMIFLILTYLRIMWISKRKHSQIAEQVGSVNYQFQAATMQQESAAAVTSAILVGTTLLCFLPDVLLDIVSPKDARDNRRIWTYTLLFSCSTLSPCIVIWRSQQLRRAIRSRITLLGN, encoded by the coding sequence ATGCAAACGGCAAGAACCTTTTCCCTTTGTGTTATTAACtcattttttgccttttctgGGAGCGTAGTAAATATTCTTGTAACTGACGTAATTCTAAGGGATGGAGAGCTTCAAAAGGGCCTGAATTTGTTGATCGTGTCTCTGACCTTAGCGAACTTAATCAACTGTCTTTTTGCTCAACCAATATACGTCTACTATCTTTGGAAAGGAACTACTAGCAGAAGTTTCCTCGTAACTTTCGAAATCGTAGCGTTTGTCGGTCTCCACGCAGTACTTTGTAACCTCATTACCATAACATACCACAGAATGAGGGCTTTGTCGCAACCCTTTCATCATCTTTTGCAATTATCACGTAAGAAAATTTCAATCTGGATAGTTTCGACATGGATTGCTGCTGTTATTATTGGCGTGGTCTTTGTGCCGTCTCTTCCTGGAGAAGCAGGCGAAGCATACTTTCACTCAGCAATGATGATTTTCTTGATACTTACTTATTTGAGGATCATGTGGATATCCAAGCGAAAACATAGTCAGATCGCGGAGCAGGTGGGGTCAGTAAATTATCAGTTCCAGGCAGCCACCATGCAGCAAGAGAGCGCTGCCGCTGTGACATCCGCCATCCTTGTGGGGACAACATTGCTGTGTTTCTTACCCGATGTTTTGCTTGACATTGTGAGTCCAAAGGATGCAAGGGACAACAGGAGAATTTGGACTTACACCCTGCTGTTTTCTTGCTCAACACTGTCTCCTTGTATTGTTATTTGGCGCAGTCAACAACTGAGAAGGGCGATTAGAAGCAGGATCACTTTATTAGGGAACTGA
- the LOC137993735 gene encoding uncharacterized protein isoform X1, protein MQRSHFYHIFLGYVFLSFEAPHLRSSAVVVSGKKQGFQQYPTSVNQCLQKCSAAIDARKSMIKITEMSSLKSCSEKCLGKGMPASLGTHQIKQSFKRIKREASNNSSTSVTYFAGNLTRSEQPYECRECPSCTNFGNPTDSTGVVITLHQLPKTERCYANVTWDALDSQSERGYYIYYSFQNFGLSITSINCTELRKGVNHYIIDNSSHGLTDSATVKVIITPLPNATTHNLTLYSRLKRVPQNCSQEGDSSPTPVSTLEDSSPTLVSTLDHDTTIVIAVTVAASAIAIMGFSLLWYYRRKKRSTEGEKYISGFSQEPLLFEYDAFIIYSSKDEEWVKGTLLPTLEGKHWLKVLYTLQRFYSWNALSTEYGQQCIRVEKNSCCSVQELL, encoded by the exons ATGCAGCGATCTCACTTCTATCACATTTTCCTTGGGTATGTTTTCCTATCCTTTGAAGCTCCACACCTTCGCAGCTCTGCTGTCGTTGTAAGCGGCAAGAAGCAAGGCTTTCAGCAATATCCAACATCGGTAAATCAGTGTCTGCAAAAGTGCTCAGCAGCCATAGATGCACGGAAGTCAATGATAAAGATTACTGAG ATGTCAAGTCTCAAGTCTTGTAGTGAGAAATGTCTTGGGAAGG GAATGCCTGCCTCATTAGGAACTCACCAGATCAAGCAAtcttttaaaagaatcaaaagaG AAGCGTCTAATAACTCCTCAACAAGCGTAACGTATTTCGCTGGAAACTTGACGCGTTCAGAACAACCATACG AATGCAGAGAGTGTCCAAGTTGCACCAATTTTGGAAATCCAACTGATTCCACAGGAGTAGTTATAACATTACATCAACTTCCCAAAACGGAGAGGTGTTATGCAAACGTCACGTGGGATGCCCTTGACAGCC AAAGCGAGAGAGGATACTATATATATTACtcatttcaaaattttggacTATCAATTACCTCTATAAATTGCACGGAACTTAGGAAG GGCGTTAACCATTATATTATCGATAATTCTTCACACGGACTAACAGACTCGGCCACTGTCAAAGTTATT ATAACTCCTCTCCCAAATGCTACGACCCATAATTTAACGC TTTACTCAAGGTTGAAAAGAGTTCCACAGAACTGTTCCCAAGAAG GAGACTCTTCACCAACACCAGTATCAACTTTAG AAGACTCTTCGCCAACATTAGTATCAACTTTAG ACCACGACACTACAATTGTTATTGCGGTCACCGTTGCAGCTTCAGCGATAGCCATAATGGGTTTCAGTTTACTTTGGTACTACCGAAGGAAGAAAAGATCAACAG AAGGGGAAAAGTACATTTCAGGCTTTAGTCAAGAAC CGTTGCTCTTTGAATACGACGCATTCATCATTTACAGTTCAAAGGACGAAGAATGGGTTAAAGGAACTCTTCTTCCGACTCTTGAGGGCAAGCATTGGCTTAAAGTGCTGTATACACTTCAGAGATTTTACTCCTGGAATGCTTTATCGACAGAATATGGTCAACAGTGTATACGCGTCGAAAAAAACAGTTGCTGTAGTGTCCAAGAACTTCTTTAG
- the LOC137993735 gene encoding uncharacterized protein isoform X2 — MQRSHFYHIFLGYVFLSFEAPHLRSSAVVVSGKKQGFQQYPTSVNQCLQKCSAAIDARKSMIKITEMSSLKSCSEKCLGKGMPASLGTHQIKQSFKRIKREASNNSSTSVTYFAGNLTRSEQPYECRECPSCTNFGNPTDSTGVVITLHQLPKTERCYANVTWDALDSQSERGYYIYYSFQNFGLSITSINCTELRKGVNHYIIDNSSHGLTDSATVKVIITPLPNATTHNLTLYSRLKRVPQNCSQEGDSSPTPVSTLDSSPTLVSTLDHDTTIVIAVTVAASAIAIMGFSLLWYYRRKKRSTEGEKYISGFSQEPLLFEYDAFIIYSSKDEEWVKGTLLPTLEGKHWLKVLYTLQRFYSWNALSTEYGQQCIRVEKNSCCSVQELL; from the exons ATGCAGCGATCTCACTTCTATCACATTTTCCTTGGGTATGTTTTCCTATCCTTTGAAGCTCCACACCTTCGCAGCTCTGCTGTCGTTGTAAGCGGCAAGAAGCAAGGCTTTCAGCAATATCCAACATCGGTAAATCAGTGTCTGCAAAAGTGCTCAGCAGCCATAGATGCACGGAAGTCAATGATAAAGATTACTGAG ATGTCAAGTCTCAAGTCTTGTAGTGAGAAATGTCTTGGGAAGG GAATGCCTGCCTCATTAGGAACTCACCAGATCAAGCAAtcttttaaaagaatcaaaagaG AAGCGTCTAATAACTCCTCAACAAGCGTAACGTATTTCGCTGGAAACTTGACGCGTTCAGAACAACCATACG AATGCAGAGAGTGTCCAAGTTGCACCAATTTTGGAAATCCAACTGATTCCACAGGAGTAGTTATAACATTACATCAACTTCCCAAAACGGAGAGGTGTTATGCAAACGTCACGTGGGATGCCCTTGACAGCC AAAGCGAGAGAGGATACTATATATATTACtcatttcaaaattttggacTATCAATTACCTCTATAAATTGCACGGAACTTAGGAAG GGCGTTAACCATTATATTATCGATAATTCTTCACACGGACTAACAGACTCGGCCACTGTCAAAGTTATT ATAACTCCTCTCCCAAATGCTACGACCCATAATTTAACGC TTTACTCAAGGTTGAAAAGAGTTCCACAGAACTGTTCCCAAGAAG GAGACTCTTCACCAACACCAGTATCAACTTTAG ACTCTTCGCCAACATTAGTATCAACTTTAG ACCACGACACTACAATTGTTATTGCGGTCACCGTTGCAGCTTCAGCGATAGCCATAATGGGTTTCAGTTTACTTTGGTACTACCGAAGGAAGAAAAGATCAACAG AAGGGGAAAAGTACATTTCAGGCTTTAGTCAAGAAC CGTTGCTCTTTGAATACGACGCATTCATCATTTACAGTTCAAAGGACGAAGAATGGGTTAAAGGAACTCTTCTTCCGACTCTTGAGGGCAAGCATTGGCTTAAAGTGCTGTATACACTTCAGAGATTTTACTCCTGGAATGCTTTATCGACAGAATATGGTCAACAGTGTATACGCGTCGAAAAAAACAGTTGCTGTAGTGTCCAAGAACTTCTTTAG